In a single window of the Lynx canadensis isolate LIC74 chromosome E2, mLynCan4.pri.v2, whole genome shotgun sequence genome:
- the DLL3 gene encoding delta-like protein 3, translating into MVSPQMAQLLSRTVILALLFLPQAGPAGVFELQIHSFGPGPGPGAPRSPCSAQGPCRLFFRVCLKPGVSEEAGESPCALGAALSARGPVYTQQPGAPAPDLPLPDGFMRVPFREAWPGTFSLIIETWREELEQIGGPAWSLLARVAGRRRLAAGGPWARDVQRAGAWELRFSYRARCEPPAVGAACARLCRSRSAPSRCGPELRPCAPVEDECEAAPACRAGCSPDHGFCEQPNECRCLEGWTGPLCTIPVSSSCLTPRGPSSAATGCLVPRPGPCDGNPCANGGSCSETSGSFECACPRGFYGLRCEVSGVTCADGPCFNGGLCVGGADPDSAYVCHCPPGFQGSNCEKRVDRCSLKPCRNGGLCLDLGHALRCRCRAGFAGPRCEHDLDDCTGRACANGGTCLEGGGARRCSCALGFGGRDCRERADPCAARPCAHGGRCYAHFSGLVCACAPGYMGARCEFPVHPVGVDDGTGALPAALPGLRQGDPQRFLLPPALGLLVAAGLAGTALLLVHVRRRGPVRDTGSRLLAGTPEPSVHALPDALNNRRTQEGSEDGPSQPEDWSHPEDGDSRAIYVISAPSIYAREA; encoded by the exons ATGGTCAGCCCGCAGATGGCCCAGCTCCTGTCCCGGACGGTGATCCTGGcgcttcttttccttccccag GCAGGGCCGGCAGGCGTCTTCGAGCTGCAGATCCACTCTTTTGGGCCGGGACCAGGCCCGGGGGCCCCGCGGTCCCCTTGCAGCGCCCAGGGCCCGTGCCGCCTCTTCTTTAGGGTCTGCCTGAAGCCAGGGGTCTCCGAAGAGGCCGGCGAATCTCCGTGCGCCCTAGGCGCGGCGCTGAGTGCGCGCGGACCGGTCTATACCCAGCAGCCTGGAGCGCCGGCGCCTGACCTGCCGCTGCCCGACGGCTTCATGCGCGTACCCTTCCGGGAAGCCTGGCCG GGCACCTTCTCTCTCATCATCGAAACCTGGAGAGAAGAGTTAGAACAGATTGGCG GACCCGCCTGGAGCCTTCTGGCGCGCGTGGCCGGCCGGCGCCGCCTAGCGGCCGGGGGCCCGTGGGCGCGGGATGTGCAGCGCGCAGGCGCCTGGGAACTACGTTTCTCCTACCGCGCGCGCTGCGAGCCGCCCGCCGTCGGGGCCGCATGCGCGCGCCTCTGCCGCTCGCGCAGCGCCCCCTCGCGGTGCGGTCCAGAATTGCGCCCCTGCGCGCCGGTCGAGGACGAGTGCGAGGCAGCGC CGGCATGTCGGGCCGGCTGCAGTCCAGACCACGGCTTCTGTGAGCAGCCCAATGAATGTCGATGCCTGGAGGGCTGGACTGGGCCCCTCTGCACCATCCCCGTCTCCAGCAGCTGCCTCACTCCCAGGGGCCCATCCTCTGCTGCCACTGGATGCCTTGTACCCAGGCCTGGGCCCTGTGATGGGAACCCATGTGCCAACGGGGGCAGCTGCAGT GAGACATCAGGATCCTTCGAATGCGCCTGTCCCCGCGGGTTCTACGGATTGCGGTGTGAGGTGAGCGGGGTGACGTGTGCGGATGGACCTTGCTTCAATGGTGGCTTGTGTGTGGGAGGCGCAGACCCTGACTCTGCCTACGTCTGCCACTGTCCACCCGGTTTCCAAGGCTCCAACTGTGAGAAGAGAGTGGACCGGTGCAGCCTGAAACCGTGCCGGAACG GCGGGCTCTGCCTGGACCTGGGCCACGCCCTGCGCTGCCGCTGCCGCGCCGGCTTCGCGGGGCCGCGCTGCGAGCACGACCTGGACGACTGCACCGGCCGCGCCTGCGCCAACGGCGGCACGTGCCTGGAGGGTGGTGGCGCGCGACGCTGCTCCTGCGCACTGGGCTTCGGCGGCCGTGACTGCCGCGAGCGCGCCGACCCGTGTGCCGCGCGCCCCTGCGCCCACGGCGGCCGCTGCTACGCCCACTTCTCCGGCCTCGTCTGCGCCTGCGCGCCCGGCTACATGGGCGCGCGCTGCGAGTTTCCGGTTCACCCCGTCGGCGTGGACGACGGCACAGGCGCGTTACCCGCGGCCCTACCAGGCCTGAGGCAGGGGGATCCCCAGCGCTTCCTTTTGCCCCCGGCTTTGGGACTGCTGGTGGCCGCGGGCTTGGCCGGCACTGCGCTCTTGCTGGTCCACGTGCGACGCCGTGGTCCTGTCCGGGATACTGGGTCTCGCTTGCTGGCGGGGACCCCGGAGCCGTCGGTGCATGCGCTACCAGACGCACTCAACAACCGGAGAACGCAGGAGGGTTCCGAGGATGGCCCGAG CCAGCCCGAGGACTGGAGTCACCCCGAAGATGGAGACTCTCGTGCGATTTACGTCATATCTGCGCCTTCCATCTATGCCCGGGAG GCCTGA
- the SELENOV gene encoding selenoprotein V translates to MNNQARAPNPSPARVLALVRASTPVRSSIPVRIPTPARASTPARTRNPAQTPVRAPNPVQIPNPVQISARAPNPAQTPVRAPRPVQIPARTPNPPQTSTPRRAPNPVRISAPARAQSPAQTPTPVQTPASAWTPTLVQTPTPVQTPTPAWTETPVQTPTAVGTPTRVQTLTPVQIPTRVRTPTPIRTPTLARIPAPTSFPVGVPITAVAPAWESLGNSAPPLDPPSESAPEPPVWPDKDLSPTPSVKHFPSVANEFGSVTQESLPALTPTAADFLGPTLGSTSRADSSATKLMDSTPDSIPAPILETDSFATAFTSTFENLPEDSKILIRVIYCGLUSYSLRYILLRKSLELQFPNCLCFEEERSAQATGEFEVFVDGKLVHSKKKGDGFVDEARLQKIVSIIDEEIRKR, encoded by the exons ATGAACAACCAGGCGCGGGCCCCAAACCCCTCACCGGCCCGGGTCTTGGCCTTGGTCCGGGCTTCGACCCCGGTCAGGTCCTCGATCCCGGTCCGCATCCCAACTCCTGCCCGGGCCTCGACCCCAGCCCGCACCCGGAATCCCGCCCAGACCCCGGTCCGGGCCCCGAATCCCGTCCAGATCCCGAATCCCGTCCAGATCTCGGCCCGGGCCCCGAATCCCGCCCAGACCCCTGTCCGGGCCCCGCGTCCCGTCCAGATCCCGGCCCGGACCCCAAATCCCCCCCAGACCTCGACCCCGCGCCGGGCCCCGAATCCTGTCCGGATCTCGGCCCCGGCCCGGGCCCAGAGTCCCGCTCAGACCCCGACTCCTGTCCAGACCCCGGCCTCTGCCTGGACCCCCACTCTCGTCCAGACCCCGACTCCGGTCCAAACCCCAACCCCAGCCTGGACTGAGACTCCTGTCCAGACCCCGACTGCCGTCGGGACTCCGACCCGGGTCCAGACCCTGACTCCAGTACAGATTCCAACCCGGGTCCGGACGCCCACTCCGATCAGGACCCCGACTCTGGCCCGGATCCCAGCCCCAACCTCATTCCCAGTCGGGGTCCCGATCACAGCCGTTGCCCCTGCGTGGGAATCCTTAGGGAACTCAGCCCCACCTTTGGATCCACCCTCAGAATCTGCTCCGGAGCCCCCTGTGTGGCCGGACAAGGATCTTTCACCGACACCCAGTGTGAAGCACTTCCCATCAGTCGCCAATGAATTTGGCTCTGTCACCCAAGAGTCCCTTCCTGCCCTCACTCCAACGGCCGCTGATTTCCTGGGGCCCACCCTTGGGTCAACCTCGAGGGCAGACTCCTCAGCCACCAAGTTGATGGATTCCACTCCCGATTCTATTCCCGCACCCATCCTGGAGACCGACTCCTTCGCCACCGCTTTCACCTCCACCTTCGAGAACTTACCGGAGGACAGCAAGATCCTGATTCGAGTGATCTACTG TGGCCTCTGAAGCTACAGCCTTCGG TACATTCTACTGAGAAAGAGTCTGGAGCTGCAATTTCCAAATTGTCTATGCTTT GAGGAGGAAAGATCTGCCCAGGCTACAGGGGAGTTTGAAGTGTTTGTGGATGGAAAACTGGTCCATTCAAAGAAG AAAGGCGATGGCTTTGTGGATGAGGCCAGGCTGCAGAAGATTGTGAGCATTATCGACGAGGAAATTAGGAAAAGGTAG
- the LOC115502574 gene encoding EP300-interacting inhibitor of differentiation 2-like — protein MSELPPDSGVRQTDAANGHRDAPRVEVGGGRLEPAPAGPAEPGEGPVAAPGEARDAQVARVLAEPAEEEGAQARPRSRPGNGPGLAALPYLRLRHPLSVLGINYQQFLRHYLEHYPIAPGRIQELGERRRRFVEACRAREAAFDAEYQRNPQRMDFDILTFTVALTASEVINPLIEELGCDKYISRE, from the coding sequence ATGTCCGAGCTGCCCCCCGACAGCGGTGTCCGGCAGACGGACGCGGCGAATGGCCACCGCGACGCCCCGCGGGTGGAGGTAGGCGGCGGGAGGCTGGAGCCGGCCCCGGCGGGGCCTGCGGAGCCCGGGGAAGGTCCGGTGGCGGCGCCCGGGGAGGCCCGCGACGCACAGGTAGCCCGAGTGTTGGCGGAGCCAGCGGAGGAAGAGGGTGCGCAGGCCAGACCCCGATCCCGGCCCGGGAACGGCCCGGGGCTGGCTGCGTTGCCGTACCTCCGCCTCCGTCACCCACTTAGCGTTTTAGGAATCAATTACCAGCAGTTCCTGCGCCACTACCTGGAACACTACCCGATCGCTCCGGGCAGAATTCAGGAGCTGGGAGAACGCCGCAGGAGGTTTGTGGAGGCCTGCAGAGCCCGGGAAGCAGCGTTTGATGCCGAGTACCAGCGGAATCCCCAGAGGATGGACTTTGACATTTTGACATTTACGGTAGCCCTCACTGCGTCCGAGGTCATCAATCCTCTGATAGAGGAACTTGGTTGTGACAAGTACATAAGTAGAGAATAG
- the LOC115502572 gene encoding ferritin light chain-like yields the protein MPHLQCARRSAGSASCFNRAWTDQTQGHPLFQPQTTLQPPLQSQPPEPPSQPPSASGANQHRFLSLAPCCRPIMSSQGRQNYSPEVEASVNCLVNMHLRASNTYLSLGFYFDSSDVALQGLGHFFRELALKKREGAQRLLKLQNQRSGSALFQDVQKPSHDEWGKALDAMETALVLEKNLNEAVLDLHALGSARADAYLCDFLENHFLGEEVKLIKQMGSHLTNLRRLAGPQAALGEYLFERLTFKLD from the coding sequence ATGCCACATCTGCAGTGCGCCCGGCGGTCTGCTGGATCTGCCTCGTGCTTCAACAGAGCTTGGACTGACCAGACCCAGGGACACCCCTTATTCCAGCCTCAGACCACCCTCCAGCCGCCTTTACAGTCTCAACCCCCGGAACCACCTTCTCAgccaccctctgcctctggggCCAACCAACACCGTTTTTTGAGCTTAGCGCCTTGTTGCCGACCAATCATGAGCTCTCAGGGTCGTCAGAATTATTCCCCCGAGGTGGAGGCCTCCGTCAACTGCCTGGTCAACATGCATCTGCGGGCCTCCAACACTTAcctctctctgggcttctatTTCGACAGCAGCGATGTGGCTCTGCAGGGCTTGGGCCACTTCTTCCGCGAGTTAGCCCTGAAGAAGCGCGAGGGTGCCCAGCGGCTCTTGAAGTTGCAAAACCAGCGGAGCGGCAGCGCGCTCTTCCAGGACGTGCAGAAGCCGTCGCACGACGAGTGGGGTAAAGCCCTGGACGCCATGGAAACGGCTCTAGTCCTGGAGAAGAACCTGAACGAGGCAGTTTTGGATCTGCATGCCCTGGGTTCTGCCCGTGCCGACGCTTATCTCTGTGACTTCCTGGAGAACCATTTCCTGGGCGAGGAGGTGAAACTCATCAAGCAGATGGGCAGCCACCTGACTAACCTCCGCAGGCTGGCCGGCCCTCAGGCCGCGCTGGGCGAGTATCTCTTCGAAAGGCTCACCTTCAAGCTCGACTAG